One Streptomyces coeruleorubidus DNA segment encodes these proteins:
- the cobJ gene encoding precorrin-3B C(17)-methyltransferase yields MIGLISATAAGAAARDRLAAAWPDRTRVYEGPVGDAVRAAFTQCEQLVCFLATGAVVRLVAPLLSGKTADPGVVCVDEGGRFAVSLMGGHAGGANELAREVGELLGAEPVVTTATDAVDLPGLDTLGLPVEGDVAGVSRALLDGEAVALRAEVAWPLPPLPVAAEGSYTIRLTDRLVETAGREVVLRPPSLVVGVGASKGAPVEEVLALVEGALREAGLSAASVAELATVDAKAAEPGLVEAARRLGVPLVTYSAGELAGVEVPNPSDAPLAAVGTPSVAEAAALVRGGELLVPKRKSAATPAMATCAVVRRPGRGRLAVVGLGPGARDLLTPRAKAELRRARVLVGLDQYVDQIRDLLRPGTRILQSGLGAEEERARTAVEEARKGQAVALIGSGDAGVYAMASPALAEASDDIDVVGVPGVTAALAAGAILGAPLGHDHVSISLSDLHTPWEVIERRVRAAAEADIVVTFYNPRSRGRDWQLPKALDILAGHRAPTTPVGVVRNASRPDESARLTTLAALDPATVDMMTVVTVGNTATREIAGRMVTPRGYRWQEEPE; encoded by the coding sequence GTGATCGGGCTCATTTCCGCCACCGCGGCGGGAGCGGCCGCGCGGGACCGGCTGGCCGCCGCGTGGCCGGACCGCACGCGCGTGTACGAGGGTCCCGTCGGGGACGCCGTACGGGCCGCGTTCACGCAGTGCGAGCAGCTCGTGTGCTTCCTGGCGACGGGGGCGGTGGTGCGGCTGGTGGCGCCGCTGCTGTCCGGCAAGACGGCGGACCCGGGCGTGGTGTGCGTCGACGAGGGCGGTCGGTTCGCGGTGTCGCTGATGGGCGGGCACGCGGGCGGGGCCAACGAACTCGCCCGGGAGGTCGGGGAGTTGCTGGGCGCCGAGCCGGTCGTGACCACGGCGACGGACGCCGTGGACCTGCCCGGGCTCGACACCCTCGGCCTGCCCGTGGAGGGCGATGTCGCCGGGGTCTCCCGGGCGTTGCTGGACGGTGAGGCGGTGGCGCTGCGGGCCGAGGTGGCCTGGCCTCTGCCGCCGCTCCCGGTGGCCGCCGAGGGGTCGTACACGATCCGGCTGACCGACCGGCTCGTCGAGACGGCCGGGCGCGAGGTGGTGCTGCGCCCGCCGTCGCTGGTCGTCGGGGTCGGGGCGTCGAAGGGCGCACCCGTCGAGGAGGTGCTCGCTCTGGTCGAGGGCGCCCTGCGGGAGGCCGGGCTGTCCGCGGCGTCGGTCGCCGAGCTCGCCACCGTCGACGCCAAGGCCGCCGAGCCCGGCCTCGTCGAGGCCGCACGGCGGCTCGGTGTGCCCCTGGTGACGTACTCCGCCGGGGAGTTGGCCGGGGTGGAGGTGCCCAATCCGTCCGACGCGCCGCTCGCCGCCGTGGGTACGCCCTCGGTCGCGGAGGCCGCGGCCCTGGTGCGCGGGGGCGAACTCCTCGTCCCCAAGCGGAAGTCGGCCGCGACGCCTGCCATGGCGACCTGCGCCGTCGTACGGCGGCCCGGGCGCGGGCGGCTCGCGGTGGTCGGGCTCGGGCCGGGTGCCCGGGACCTGCTCACGCCGCGCGCGAAGGCCGAACTCCGGCGCGCTCGCGTGCTCGTCGGACTCGACCAGTACGTCGACCAGATCCGCGATCTGCTGCGGCCCGGCACCCGGATCCTTCAGTCGGGTCTCGGGGCCGAGGAGGAGCGGGCGCGCACGGCCGTCGAGGAGGCCCGCAAGGGGCAGGCCGTCGCACTGATCGGGAGCGGGGACGCGGGCGTGTACGCCATGGCCTCCCCCGCGCTCGCCGAGGCGTCCGACGACATCGACGTGGTCGGCGTGCCCGGCGTGACGGCGGCGCTCGCGGCCGGGGCGATCCTGGGCGCGCCGCTGGGCCACGACCACGTGTCGATCAGCCTGTCCGACCTGCACACGCCGTGGGAGGTCATCGAGCGGCGGGTGCGGGCGGCGGCCGAGGCCGACATCGTGGTGACGTTCTACAACCCGCGTTCGCGCGGCCGCGACTGGCAGCTGCCCAAGGCGCTGGACATCCTCGCCGGGCACCGGGCGCCGACGACGCCGGTCGGTGTCGTACGCAACGCCTCGCGGCCGGACGAGTCCGCCCGGCTCACGACCCTGGCCGCGCTCGACCCGGCGACGGTCGACATGATGACCGTCGTCACCGTGGGCAACACCGCGACCCGCGAGATCGCCGGGCGCATGGTGACGCCGCGCGGCTACCGCTGGCAGGAGGAGCCCGAGTGA
- a CDS encoding sirohydrochlorin chelatase, whose translation MTTPPALLIAGHGTRDDAGAEAFRDFVRELGARHPELPVAGGFIELSPPPLGEAVTELVERGVRRFAAVPLMLVSAGHAKGDIPAALAREKERHPGISYTYGRPLGPHPALLNVLERRLDEALGGAAGRRPGDRADVTVLLVGRGSTDPDANAEVHKAARLLWEGRGYAGVETAFVSLAAPDVPSGLDRCVRLGARRIVVLPYFLFAGILPDRVRLQTEGWAAAHPEVEVRSADVIGPEPELLDLVWERYAEAVEGDLRMNCDSCVYRVALPGFEGKVGMPQQPHFHPDDDGHHHGHHHGAHSHAH comes from the coding sequence GTGACCACCCCGCCCGCCCTGCTCATCGCCGGCCACGGCACCCGTGACGACGCCGGAGCCGAGGCGTTCCGCGACTTCGTGCGGGAGCTGGGGGCCCGCCACCCGGAACTGCCCGTCGCCGGCGGCTTCATCGAACTGTCCCCGCCGCCGCTGGGCGAGGCCGTCACCGAGCTGGTGGAGCGGGGCGTACGGCGGTTCGCCGCCGTACCGCTGATGCTGGTGTCCGCCGGGCACGCCAAGGGCGACATCCCGGCGGCGCTGGCCCGCGAGAAGGAGCGGCACCCCGGGATCTCCTACACGTACGGGCGTCCGCTCGGCCCGCACCCGGCGCTGCTGAACGTGCTGGAGCGGCGGCTGGACGAGGCGCTGGGCGGCGCCGCGGGGCGCAGGCCGGGTGACCGGGCCGATGTGACGGTGCTGCTGGTGGGGCGCGGGTCGACGGACCCGGACGCCAACGCCGAGGTGCACAAGGCGGCGCGGCTGCTGTGGGAGGGACGCGGGTACGCGGGGGTCGAGACGGCGTTCGTGTCGCTGGCGGCGCCGGACGTGCCGAGCGGACTCGACCGGTGCGTGCGGCTCGGCGCCCGCCGGATCGTGGTGCTCCCGTACTTCCTGTTCGCCGGCATCCTGCCGGACCGGGTGCGGCTGCAGACGGAGGGCTGGGCGGCGGCGCACCCGGAGGTCGAGGTGCGCTCGGCGGACGTCATCGGGCCGGAGCCGGAGCTGCTGGACCTGGTGTGGGAGCGGTACGCGGAGGCCGTCGAGGGGGACCTGCGGATGAACTGCGACTCGTGCGTGTACCGCGTCGCGCTGCCGGGCTTCGAGGGCAAGGTGGGGATGCCGCAGCAGCCGCACTTCCACCCGGACGACGACGGCCACCACCACGGGCACCACCACGGGGCGCACTCCCATGCCCACTGA
- the cobC gene encoding Rv2231c family pyridoxal phosphate-dependent protein CobC, with amino-acid sequence MPTESGHDLRHHGDAEVRDDGGSLVDLAVNVRADTPPAWLREHIAASLGGLAAYPDGRAARAAVAARHGLPVERVLLTAGAAEAFVLLARALKVRRPVVVHPQFTEPEAALRDAGHTVDRVLLREEDGFRLDPAAVPEAADLVVIGNPTNPTSVLHPAEVIASLARPGRLLVVDEAFMDAVPGEREALADRVDVPGLVVLRSLTKTWGLAGLRIGYVLAAPETVGELARAQPLWPVSTPALAAAQACVGPRAVAEAAHAAHRIASDRAHLLTGLARFAPAGLRVVEPAQGPFVLIRLPHAATVRSRLRDLGYAVRRGDTFPGLDEEWLRLAVRDRGTVDGFLRALERAVAG; translated from the coding sequence ATGCCCACTGAGAGCGGCCACGATCTGCGGCACCACGGGGACGCGGAGGTCCGGGACGACGGCGGCTCGCTCGTCGACCTCGCCGTGAACGTCCGCGCGGACACCCCGCCGGCGTGGCTGCGGGAACACATCGCCGCGTCGCTGGGCGGGCTGGCGGCCTACCCGGACGGGCGGGCCGCACGCGCGGCGGTGGCGGCGCGGCACGGCCTGCCGGTGGAGCGGGTGCTGCTGACGGCGGGGGCGGCGGAGGCGTTCGTGCTGCTGGCGCGGGCGCTGAAGGTGCGGCGGCCGGTCGTGGTCCACCCGCAGTTCACGGAGCCGGAGGCCGCGCTGCGCGACGCCGGGCACACGGTCGACCGGGTGCTGCTGCGGGAGGAGGACGGCTTCCGGCTGGATCCGGCGGCCGTCCCCGAGGCCGCGGACCTGGTGGTCATCGGCAATCCGACGAACCCGACGTCGGTGCTGCACCCGGCGGAGGTGATCGCCTCTCTCGCCCGTCCCGGACGGCTGCTGGTGGTGGACGAGGCGTTCATGGACGCGGTGCCGGGCGAGCGGGAGGCCCTGGCGGACCGCGTCGACGTGCCCGGCCTCGTGGTGCTGCGCAGCCTGACCAAGACGTGGGGGCTGGCCGGACTGCGGATCGGGTACGTGCTGGCGGCGCCGGAGACCGTCGGGGAGCTGGCACGGGCGCAGCCGCTGTGGCCGGTGTCGACGCCGGCGCTGGCCGCGGCACAGGCGTGCGTGGGGCCACGGGCGGTTGCGGAGGCGGCCCACGCGGCGCACCGCATCGCCTCGGACCGAGCCCACCTGCTGACGGGCCTCGCCCGCTTCGCCCCGGCCGGGCTACGGGTGGTCGAGCCCGCGCAGGGCCCGTTCGTCCTGATCCGCCTGCCGCACGCGGCGACCGTACGCAGCCGCCTGCGCGACCTCGGCTACGCCGTGCGGCGCGGGGACACCTTCCCCGGCCTGGACGAGGAGTGGCTGCGGCTGGCGGTGCGGGACCGGGGGACGGTGGACGGATTCCTGCGGGCGCTGGAGCGTGCGGTGGCGGGCTGA
- a CDS encoding amidohydrolase family protein, which produces MSDRTVLHVKGRVLVGPEEVRDELWVVDGRISYERPAGARDIRTVRGWALPGLVDAHCHVGLDRHGAVPQDVAEKQALTDRDAGTLLIRDAGSPSDTRWIDDRDDLPKIIRAGRHIARTRRYIRNYAWEIEPDDLVAYVAQEARRGDGWVKLVGDWIDRDLGDLSACWPRGAVEAAIAEAHRLGARVTAHCFSEDSLQDLVEAGIDCIEHATGLTEDLIPLFAERGVAIVPTLVNIATFPRLADGGEARFPRWSAHMRRLHERRYDTVRGAYDAGIPVFVGTDAGGGLAHGLAAAEVAELVTAGIPPVEALAAGTWTARAWLGRPGLDEGAPADLVVYDEDPRKDVGVLAAPRRVVLNGRVVG; this is translated from the coding sequence ATGAGCGATCGCACGGTGCTGCACGTGAAGGGACGGGTGCTCGTCGGACCCGAGGAGGTCCGCGACGAGCTGTGGGTCGTCGACGGCCGGATCTCCTACGAGCGTCCCGCCGGCGCCCGCGACATCCGTACCGTCAGAGGCTGGGCCCTGCCCGGTCTCGTCGATGCGCACTGCCACGTGGGACTCGACCGGCACGGCGCGGTCCCGCAGGACGTCGCCGAGAAGCAGGCGCTGACCGACCGGGACGCGGGCACGCTGCTGATCCGCGACGCGGGCTCGCCCTCCGACACCCGCTGGATCGACGACCGCGACGACCTGCCGAAGATCATCCGTGCCGGGCGGCACATCGCCCGCACCCGCCGCTACATCCGCAACTACGCCTGGGAGATCGAGCCGGACGACCTGGTCGCCTACGTCGCCCAGGAGGCCCGGCGCGGCGACGGCTGGGTGAAGCTGGTCGGCGACTGGATCGACCGCGACCTCGGCGACCTGTCGGCCTGCTGGCCGCGCGGTGCGGTGGAGGCGGCCATCGCCGAGGCGCACCGGCTGGGCGCCCGGGTCACCGCGCACTGTTTCTCGGAGGACTCCCTCCAGGACCTCGTCGAGGCGGGCATCGACTGCATCGAACACGCGACGGGCCTGACCGAGGACCTCATCCCGCTGTTCGCCGAACGGGGCGTCGCCATCGTCCCCACACTGGTCAACATCGCGACCTTCCCGCGGCTCGCCGACGGCGGCGAGGCCCGGTTCCCGCGCTGGTCGGCCCATATGCGCCGGCTCCACGAGCGCCGCTACGACACCGTGCGGGGCGCCTACGACGCCGGGATCCCGGTCTTCGTCGGCACCGACGCGGGCGGTGGACTGGCCCACGGCCTCGCGGCGGCCGAGGTCGCCGAACTGGTCACCGCGGGCATCCCGCCCGTCGAGGCGCTGGCCGCGGGGACCTGGACGGCCCGGGCCTGGCTCGGCCGCCCCGGCCTGGACGAGGGCGCCCCGGCCGACCTCGTCGTCTACGACGAGGACCCGCGCAAGGACGTGGGCGTGCTGGCCGCGCCGCGCCGGGTGGTGCTGAACGGGCGCGTGGTCGGGTAG
- a CDS encoding amino acid ABC transporter ATP-binding protein — translation MSRPEIEVRALHKSFGANEVLRGIDLEIGRGEVVCVIGPSGSGKSTLLRCVNLLEEPTKGQVFVGGTELTDPDVDIDAARRRIGMVFQQFNLFPHLTVTENLTLPQRRVLRRDKAAAAKVAAENLARVGLSEKAAAYPSSLSGGQQQRVAIARALAMGPEVMLFDEPTSALDPELVGDVLAVMRMLADEGMTMMVVTHEMTFAREVADRVVFMDGGVIVEDGTPEQVIGNPRHERTRHFLSRLLDPAMAEVEEETSDQVGKAD, via the coding sequence ATGAGCCGACCCGAGATCGAGGTACGCGCGCTGCACAAGTCGTTCGGCGCCAACGAGGTGCTGCGCGGCATCGACCTGGAGATCGGCCGGGGCGAGGTGGTCTGTGTCATCGGCCCGTCCGGCTCCGGCAAGTCGACGCTGCTGCGCTGCGTGAACCTGCTGGAGGAGCCGACCAAGGGGCAGGTGTTCGTCGGCGGTACGGAACTGACCGACCCGGACGTCGACATCGACGCCGCACGCCGCCGCATCGGCATGGTCTTCCAGCAGTTCAACCTGTTCCCGCACCTGACGGTGACCGAGAACCTCACCCTGCCGCAGCGGCGGGTGCTGCGCCGTGACAAGGCGGCGGCCGCGAAGGTGGCCGCCGAGAACCTGGCGCGCGTGGGGCTGTCCGAGAAGGCGGCGGCCTACCCCTCCTCCCTCTCCGGCGGCCAGCAGCAGCGCGTCGCCATCGCCCGGGCCCTGGCCATGGGCCCCGAGGTGATGCTGTTCGACGAGCCGACCTCCGCGCTGGACCCCGAACTGGTCGGGGACGTCCTCGCGGTGATGCGCATGCTCGCCGACGAGGGCATGACCATGATGGTCGTCACCCACGAGATGACCTTCGCACGCGAGGTCGCCGACCGGGTCGTCTTCATGGACGGCGGCGTGATCGTCGAGGACGGCACCCCCGAGCAGGTCATCGGCAACCCGCGCCACGAGCGCACCCGCCACTTCCTCTCCCGCCTCCTCGACCCCGCCATGGCCGAGGTGGAGGAGGAGACCTCGGACCAGGTGGGCAAGGCCGACTAG
- a CDS encoding amino acid ABC transporter permease: MTDTATPEVQPKKKGLTRRQKRSLSRGVQYAVFVAAVVVFAVSADWGRLQNQFAQADIAERMFPDVITLALKNTVLYTVTGFAVGLALGMVIALMRLSSVGPYRWLAGIYIEIFRGLPALLIFIFIGVAVPLAFPGTEIIGGTYGKVALALGLVAAAYMAETIRAGIQAVPKGQMEAARSLGFSPARAMISIVIPQAFRIILPPLTNELVLLFKDSSLVLFLGVTLEERELSKYGRDLASQTANSTPILVAGLCYLLVTIPLGFVVRRMEAKAQEAVK, encoded by the coding sequence ATGACCGACACGGCCACGCCCGAAGTCCAGCCGAAGAAGAAGGGCCTCACCCGGCGGCAGAAGCGCAGCCTCTCGCGCGGCGTCCAGTACGCCGTCTTCGTCGCGGCCGTGGTCGTCTTCGCGGTCTCGGCCGACTGGGGCCGGCTCCAGAACCAGTTCGCGCAGGCGGACATCGCCGAGCGCATGTTCCCGGACGTCATCACGCTGGCGCTGAAGAACACCGTGCTCTACACGGTGACCGGCTTCGCCGTGGGGCTCGCCCTCGGCATGGTGATCGCGCTGATGCGGCTGTCCTCCGTGGGCCCGTACCGCTGGCTCGCCGGGATCTACATCGAGATCTTCCGCGGTCTGCCCGCCCTGCTGATCTTCATCTTCATCGGTGTCGCCGTGCCGCTCGCCTTCCCCGGCACCGAGATCATCGGCGGCACGTACGGGAAGGTCGCCCTCGCGCTCGGCCTGGTGGCCGCCGCGTACATGGCGGAGACGATCCGCGCCGGCATCCAGGCCGTGCCCAAGGGGCAGATGGAGGCGGCCCGTTCGCTCGGCTTCTCGCCCGCGCGGGCCATGATCTCCATCGTCATCCCGCAGGCGTTCCGCATCATCCTCCCGCCGCTCACCAACGAACTGGTGCTGCTGTTCAAGGACTCCTCGCTGGTGCTGTTCCTCGGTGTCACCCTGGAGGAGCGCGAACTGTCCAAGTACGGCCGCGACCTGGCCAGCCAGACCGCCAACTCCACGCCGATCCTGGTCGCCGGACTCTGCTACCTGCTGGTCACGATCCCGCTCGGCTTCGTCGTACGCCGCATGGAGGCGAAGGCCCAGGAGGCCGTGAAATGA
- a CDS encoding transporter substrate-binding domain-containing protein has product MNTHPGHRARILAATTATAGLLLVAGCTSTDDGGSGTKTAAGGVELVKAGKLTTCTHLPYPPFQSEIDGKVQGFDVSLIDLVAKDLGVKQDIVDQPFENFKTGGSLNAGQCDLAAAGMTITEERKKNVDFSDPYFNATQAVLADKKSGIGSFAGLKGKKLGAQAQTTGEDYAKSKGLDPVSFESSDAVLNGLRTGQVQAVIIDYPVVQGWLKDKANADAFEVVDNLDTGEQYGFTVKKGNTKLLAAINKAIEDAKADGTYKKLYEQWIGPYDESAASPAAS; this is encoded by the coding sequence GTGAACACGCACCCCGGGCACCGGGCCCGCATCCTGGCCGCCACCACCGCGACGGCCGGGCTGCTGCTCGTGGCCGGCTGCACCTCCACCGACGACGGCGGCAGCGGTACGAAGACGGCCGCGGGCGGCGTCGAACTCGTCAAGGCGGGCAAGCTCACCACCTGCACCCACCTGCCGTATCCGCCGTTCCAGTCGGAGATCGACGGCAAGGTGCAGGGCTTCGACGTGTCGCTGATCGATCTGGTCGCCAAGGACCTGGGCGTCAAGCAGGACATCGTCGACCAGCCCTTCGAGAACTTCAAGACCGGCGGGTCCCTCAACGCCGGCCAGTGCGACCTCGCCGCCGCGGGCATGACCATCACCGAGGAGCGCAAGAAGAACGTCGACTTCTCCGACCCGTACTTCAACGCCACCCAGGCCGTGCTGGCCGACAAGAAGAGCGGCATCGGCTCCTTCGCCGGCCTCAAGGGCAAGAAGCTCGGCGCCCAGGCGCAGACGACCGGTGAGGACTACGCCAAGAGCAAGGGCCTCGACCCGGTCTCCTTCGAGTCCTCCGACGCCGTCCTCAACGGTCTGCGCACCGGCCAGGTCCAGGCCGTGATCATCGACTACCCGGTCGTCCAGGGCTGGCTGAAGGACAAGGCCAACGCCGACGCCTTCGAGGTCGTCGACAACCTCGACACCGGTGAGCAGTACGGCTTCACGGTGAAGAAGGGCAACACCAAACTCCTCGCCGCCATCAACAAGGCGATCGAGGACGCCAAGGCCGACGGCACGTACAAGAAGCTGTACGAACAGTGGATCGGCCCGTACGACGAGTCCGCCGCGTCGCCCGCCGCCTCATGA
- a CDS encoding pyridoxal-phosphate-dependent aminotransferase family protein, which yields MTHPFLDLAPLGADRFAAIEDRVARLLSTEQDVVIMQGEALLPLEGAIRGAAGPGTTALNVITGPYGQTFGDWLRECGATVVDLAVPFHTAVTAEQIRQAFAEHPEIDFVSLVHAEAATGNTNPVAEIGEVVREHGALFYLDAVASIGAEPVLPDAWGVDLCVIGAQKAMGGPAGVSAVSVSERAWARMAANPRAPRRSYLSLLDWKERWIDGGRKALPHAPAQLEMLALQACVERIEAVGPAAVMARHASAAAATRAGAVALGGGLEPYVYEARDAAPVATTLRAPSGVVASELVDRALEADPAVPVAAGGGALAKEMIRVNHYGADATPGAVRASLAALGVALSERGLSVDVEGALRAAEEAWR from the coding sequence GTGACGCATCCGTTTCTGGACCTTGCCCCGCTCGGTGCGGACCGTTTCGCCGCGATCGAGGACCGTGTGGCGCGGCTGCTGAGCACCGAGCAGGACGTCGTGATCATGCAGGGCGAGGCGCTGCTGCCGCTGGAGGGCGCGATCCGCGGCGCGGCCGGTCCGGGCACGACGGCCCTGAACGTCATCACGGGCCCGTACGGGCAGACCTTCGGGGACTGGCTGCGGGAGTGCGGGGCGACGGTGGTCGATCTGGCGGTGCCCTTCCACACGGCGGTCACGGCCGAGCAGATCCGGCAGGCCTTCGCCGAGCACCCGGAGATCGACTTCGTGTCCCTGGTGCACGCGGAGGCGGCGACCGGCAACACCAATCCGGTCGCGGAGATCGGCGAGGTGGTGCGGGAGCACGGGGCCCTGTTCTACCTGGACGCGGTGGCCTCGATCGGCGCCGAGCCGGTGCTGCCGGACGCCTGGGGCGTGGATCTGTGCGTGATCGGGGCGCAGAAGGCGATGGGCGGGCCGGCCGGGGTGTCGGCGGTGTCGGTGAGCGAGCGGGCCTGGGCCCGGATGGCGGCGAACCCGCGGGCGCCGCGCCGGTCGTATCTGTCGCTGCTCGACTGGAAGGAGCGCTGGATCGACGGCGGCCGCAAGGCGCTGCCGCACGCTCCGGCGCAGTTGGAGATGCTGGCGCTGCAGGCGTGCGTGGAGCGGATCGAGGCGGTGGGGCCGGCCGCGGTGATGGCCCGGCATGCGTCGGCCGCGGCTGCCACGCGGGCCGGTGCGGTCGCGCTCGGTGGCGGGCTGGAGCCCTATGTGTACGAGGCGCGGGACGCGGCGCCCGTCGCCACGACGCTCCGGGCGCCCTCGGGGGTGGTGGCGTCGGAGCTGGTGGACAGGGCGCTGGAGGCGGATCCGGCGGTGCCGGTCGCCGCCGGCGGGGGTGCGTTGGCCAAGGAGATGATCCGGGTCAATCACTACGGGGCCGACGCGACGCCGGGGGCTGTGCGGGCGAGTCTGGCGGCGTTGGGCGTTGCGCTCTCCGAGCGGGGGCTGTCGGTGGATGTGGAGGGGGCGCTGCGGGCGGCCGAGGAGGCGTGGCGGTAG
- a CDS encoding DinB family protein — MTTNSPAGTPNTPAETPVSLPDGRPVPHLTGDERAMLESWLDFHRATLELKCAGLDDAQARTASAEPSTLTLLGLVQHLAEVERNWFQRVAAGLDVPPVHEDGTGYTLDPGRGLDEALGIWRREIARGRELCAGLPLDHIGRVAEGPVPGMEVSLRWVLIHMIEEYARHNGHADLLRERIDGVTGA, encoded by the coding sequence ATGACCACCAACTCCCCCGCCGGGACGCCCAACACCCCCGCCGAGACCCCCGTCTCCCTTCCCGACGGCCGTCCCGTCCCGCATCTGACCGGTGACGAGCGGGCCATGCTGGAGAGCTGGCTGGACTTCCACCGGGCCACGCTGGAGCTGAAGTGCGCCGGGCTGGACGACGCGCAGGCGCGGACCGCGTCGGCCGAGCCGTCCACGCTGACACTGCTCGGGCTGGTGCAGCACCTCGCCGAGGTCGAGCGGAACTGGTTCCAGCGGGTGGCCGCCGGGCTCGACGTGCCGCCGGTGCATGAGGACGGCACCGGCTACACGCTGGACCCGGGGCGGGGGCTCGACGAGGCGCTCGGGATCTGGCGGCGGGAGATCGCGCGGGGGCGGGAGCTGTGCGCGGGGCTGCCGCTGGACCACATCGGGCGGGTCGCCGAGGGGCCGGTGCCCGGGATGGAGGTCAGCCTGCGCTGGGTGCTGATCCACATGATCGAGGAGTACGCCCGGCACAACGGTCATGCCGATCTCCTGCGGGAACGTATCGACGGAGTGACCGGGGCCTGA
- the ectA gene encoding diaminobutyrate acetyltransferase produces the protein MTAVQADPQIDRPTVADGAALWRMAKDSKVLDLNSSYSYLLWCRDFAATSAVARDEHGEPMGFITGYVRPDSPRTLLVWQVAVDEAHRGRGLAAALLDGLVARTAAERGVTTVETTITPGNTASERLFTSFAERHGARLEREVLFDTGLFPDGPHDAEVLYRIGPLSR, from the coding sequence ATGACTGCCGTACAAGCAGATCCGCAAATCGACCGCCCCACGGTGGCTGACGGAGCCGCGCTCTGGCGGATGGCGAAGGACTCGAAGGTTCTCGACCTGAACTCGTCCTACAGCTATCTGCTGTGGTGCCGCGACTTCGCGGCCACGTCGGCCGTAGCGCGTGACGAGCACGGCGAGCCGATGGGCTTCATCACCGGGTACGTGCGGCCGGACAGCCCGCGCACCCTGCTGGTCTGGCAGGTGGCGGTGGACGAGGCGCACCGCGGGCGCGGGCTGGCCGCCGCCCTGCTCGACGGTCTGGTCGCCCGGACCGCCGCCGAGCGCGGGGTGACGACGGTGGAGACCACCATCACCCCGGGCAACACCGCCTCGGAGCGCCTGTTCACGTCCTTCGCCGAACGGCACGGCGCCCGGCTGGAGCGCGAGGTGCTGTTCGACACGGGCCTGTTCCCCGACGGGCCGCACGACGCCGAGGTCCTGTACCGCATCGGCCCGCTGTCCCGCTGA